In a single window of the Trypanosoma brucei brucei TREU927 chromosome 6, complete sequence genome:
- a CDS encoding 40S ribosomal protein L14, putative, producing the protein MVKANYIRAGRLVRILRGPRQNRVGVIVDIVDANRVLVENPCEQKMWRHVQNLKNVEPLKFCVSISRNCSTKALKEALESKKVLEKYAATKSAVRIAAKKAFAESTDFERYQLRVAKRSRAYWARKIFDENDKKNPVSWHKVALKKLLKNAKKVDSTPAAKKRVEKARAARKARVASGKTKAKSTAGKN; encoded by the coding sequence ATGGTGAAGGCAAACTACATCCGTGCTGGCCGCCTTGTGCGCATCCTTCGCGGTCCCAGGCAGAACCGTGTCGGTGTGATAGTCGACATCGTTGACGCCAACCGCGTCTTAGTGGAGAATCCTTGCGAGCAAAAGATGTGGCGTCACGTGCAAAACCTAAAGAACGTCGAGCCTCTGAAGTTCTGTGTCTCCATCTCTCGTAACTGCAGCACCAAGGCACTAAAGGAGGCGCTCGAGTCGAAGAAGGTCCTTGAGAAGTACGCCGCCACAAAGTCTGCTGTCCGCATCGCAGCCAAGAAGGCTTTTGCCGAATCGACTGATTTCGAGCGCTACCAACTGCGTGTTGCCAAGCGGTCTCGCGCCTACTGGGCACGCAAGATCTTCGAcgaaaacgacaaaaagaacCCCGTCTCGTGGCACAAGGTTGCACTTAAGAAGCTTCTCAAGAACGCTAAGAAAGTGGACAGCACGCCAGCTGCCAAAAAGCGTGTCGAGAAGGCCCGTGCTGCACGCAAGGCCAGGGTTGCTTCCGGCAAGACAAAGGCGAAGTCCACCGCTGGTAAGAATTAG
- a CDS encoding alanyl-tRNA synthetase, putative — protein MTKAVTEWPVNRVRQEFVSFFEQRGHTFVPSSAVVPHNDPTLLFTNAGMNQFKNLFLGTADPNTDFGRLTRAVNSQLCIRAGGKHNDLDDVGRDTYHHTFFEMLGSWSFGDYFKREAILWSWELLTEVYKLPKDRLYATYFEGDPANGIEADEESKQLWLQLLPASRVIAGNAKDNFWEMGDVGPCGPCSEIHFDRIGGRDAADLVNKDDPMVLEVWNLVFMQFERRAGGVIVPLPKMHVDTGMGLERLTSILQGADSNYDTDAWTPLFDTIQKVTGFEKSYAEVRHDTCDATVAYRAVADHIRCLTVALADGAMPDSVGRGFVLRRIIRRAVRYGVQFLGAKVGFFHQLVDSVVSSLGPFFKHIQEPRTVQRIKGVLADEETSFARTWETGLKHFNKAVAEAVNNVISGENAFILHDRYGFPVDLTSLLAEKANMSVDLEGFHATMKASQLSSGRVAAAKTFIDVHQLEELKAGGVSPTDDSAKYTWKKHVAEVKAIFDKKSGSFVDVLLPDSEMGPEDIGIILDVTNFYAEAGGQIYDTGCIVAAPDAIFDVRKVYNVGGYIVHVGGMRSVEDGAAAPIPVTASVELQVDYERRLPIAANHTSTHILNWCLRRVLEEEAKDNFMEVNQKGSLVTPEMLRFDFSYNNKVSLEDLIKVEKLINQIIQQGLEVYRKEIALDAASRIAGLRHMFGEKYPDPVSVISVGVPVEKLIAEPESEEWRAYSTEFCGGTHLSNTQDAQLAVILSEESLMKGIRRMVVATRDAARKAQEGGKALQQEYREIMSRPASDAVAKSLSVLNKKVGDSAIPLVVKNTLREEIDGSIKNVLGALKAQAAQMKEKATEAGRAAAEAYDASAGPLLVRHLTDTGADREALQAYADGFSKAVSGDVGLFLVGSDESKALALVSLPPAFVAKKLDAVSWAKTAVGKGGGKPSAAQSGFPAANTTQVLQKAEVEAAKMMAVLLN, from the coding sequence ATGACAAAAGCGGTGACTGAATGGCCTGTTAATCGGGTGCGGCAGGAGTTTGTCAGTTTTTTTGAGCAGCGGGGTCACACTTTTGTCCCATCCAGCGCGGTGGTCCCCCACAACGACCCCACGTTACTGTTCACCAACGCGGGAATGAACCAGTTTAAGAACCTTTTTCTTGGTACCGCAGACCCCAACACAGACTTTGGTCGCCTCACCCGTGCTGTCAACTCGCAACTGTGTATCCGTGCAGGTGGAAAGCACAACGACTTGGACGACGTGGGCCGCGACACGTACCACCACACCTTTTTTGAGATGTTGGGCTCGTGGTCCTTTGGTGATTACTTTAAGCGGGAGGCAATACTGTGGTCGTGGGAACTTCTCACTGAGGTGTACAAACTTCCCAAAGATCGCCTTTACGCGACGTACTTCGAAGGTGATCCCGCGAATGGCATAGAGGCTGACGAAGAGTCTAAACAGTTGTGGCTGCAGTTGCTTCCAGCCAGCCGCGTCATCGCTGGAAATGCGAAGGACAACTTCTGGGAAATGGGGGACGTGGGTCCATGCGGGCCGTGCTCGGAGATCCATTTTGACCGAATTGGAGGCCGAGATGCAGCCGACTTGGTGAACAAAGACGATCCCATGGTTCTCGAAGTTTGGAACCTTGTTTTCATGCAGTTCGAGCGTCGCGCGGGTGGTGTTATTGTTCCACTTCCTAAGATGCACGTGGATACTGGGATGGGGCTAGAGAGGCTTACATCTATACTGCAAGGCGCAGACTCGAATTATGACACAGACGCGTGGACACCTCTGTTTGACACCATCCAGAAAGTAACTGGGTTTGAGAAGTCCTATGCGGAGGTACGCCACGATACGTGCGACGCCACAGTGGCCTACCGGGCCGTGGCAGACCATATCCGCTGCCTCACAGTGGCTCTTGCAGATGGTGCCATGCCGGACTCAGTCGGAAGGGGCTTTGTGTTGCGTCGCATCATCCGGCGTGCCGTGCGTTATGGAGTTCAGTTTCTTGGCGCGAAAGTGGGGTTCTTCCATCAACTCGTGGATTCGGTCGTCTCGTCCCTTGGGCCGTTCTTCAAACACATACAAGAGCCGCGAACGGTGCAGCGTATCAAAGGCGTGCTGGCAGATGAAGAAACATCCTTCGCTAGGACATGGGAAACTGGACTAAAGCACTTTAACAAGGCTGTGGCAGAGGCAGTTAACAATGTCATCAGCGGTGAAAATGCCTTTATACTGCACGACCGCTACGGTTTTCCAGTTGACCTAACCAGCCTTCTTGCGGAGAAGGCCAACATGAGTGTCGACCTTGAAGGTTTTCACGCCACGATGAAGGCTAGCCAATTGAGCTCTGGTCGCGTGGCGGCGGCAAAGACCTTCATTGACGTGCACCAGTTAGAAGAGCTTAAGGCTGGCGGTGTCTCCCCAACGGATGATTCGGCCAAATACACGTGGAAAAAGCATGTGGCGGAGGTGAAAGCCATTTTCGACAAGAAAAGTGGCAGCTTCGTGGACGTGCTTCTTCCTGATTCTGAAATGGGCCCCGAGGATATCGGTATTATACTTGATGTTACAAACTTTTACGCCGAGGCTGGTGGCCAAATATATGACACGGGCTGCATTGTCGCCGCACCGGACGCTATATTTGATGTGAGGAAGGTGTACAATGTAGGGGGATACATCGTGCACGTGGGTGGTATGAGGTCAGTGGAGGATGGGGCAGCTGCACCCATTCCCGTCACGGCGTCAGTGGAGTTGCAAGTGGACTACGAGCGGCGCCTACCTATCGCCGCGAACCACACCTCCACGCACATTCTTAACTGGTGTTTGCGCCGTGttctggaggaggaggccaaGGATAACTTCATGGAGGTGAACCAAAAGGGGTCGCTCGTCACACCTGAAATGCTGCGGTTTGATTTCAGCTACAATAACAAGGTTAGCCTGGAGGATCTCATCAAGGTTGAGAAGCTTATCAATCAAATAATCCAACAAGGATTAGAGGTATATCGCAAAGAAATCGCATTGGATGCTGCCAGCCGGATCGCAGGCCTGAGACACATGTTTGGGGAGAAGTACCCGGACCCCGTCAGCGTTATATCTGTCGGGGTCCCAGTTGAAAAACTTATCGCAGAGCCAGAGAGCGAAGAGTGGAGGGCGTACTCCACCGAGTTCTGCGGTGGGACGCACCTCTCCAACACGCAAGATGCGCAGTTGGCTGTTATTCTTTCTGAGGAATCCCTTATGAAAGGTATTCGGCGGATGGTCGTCGCAACACGTGACGCCGCCCGTAAGGCACAAGAGGGTGGTAAAGCACTTCAGCAGGAGTACCGGGAAATCATGTCTCGCCCCGCCTCCGATGCCGTGGCGAAAAGTCTGTCAGTGCTGAACAAGAAAGTGGGTGACAGCGCGATTCCCCTCGTCGTCAAGAACACACTGCGGGAAGAAATTGACGGGAGCATCAAAAATGTCCTCGGAGCTCTCAAGGCACAGGCGGCGCAGATGAAAGAGAAGGCAACGGAAGCTGGCCGTGCCGCGGCGGAGGCGTATGATGCGTCTGCGGGGCCGCTGTTGGTGCGGCATCTCACTGACACCGGCGCCGACCGCGAGGCATTGCAAGCGTATGCAGACGGATTCTCCAAGGCAGTCTCGGGAGATGTGGGGCTTTTTCTTGTGGGGAGTGATGAAAGTAAGGCACTTGCActtgtttctcttccccccGCCTTCGTTGCTAAGAAGCTGGACGCAGTCAGTTGGGCCAAAACAGCCGTAGGGAAAGGGGGTGGAAAGCCGTCGGCAGCCCAGTCGGGGTTCCCCGCTGCCAATACTACACAAGTCTTGCAAAAGGCGGAAGTGGAAGCAGCCAAAATGATGGCAGTGCTTTTGAACTGA
- a CDS encoding serine/threonine protein phosphatase, putative, which yields MVGKYLLISLVLVAHLGIRCCANVDANPLSRNVIPIEIHRIVAVGDVHGDAERFRQILEMSGVISLRSNSSKQVVWKPRWGTKEGNFFREYGTRLRTTLIQTGDLIDRGEEDLEVLEMAVSLFNEVRTNYTDDKVVLLMGNHELLNLQGHFHYVHSKSMGGFLTRALRKRAFELDGTFGGFILENFTVAYAVADTLFVHAGIDEHVVSDGIERLNREAKQAIRTKNFGHILLGSTGPLWSRKMFLDASNGRCADTKKALASLGVKRVVVGHTPQRSGRVETFCGGSVIAIDVGMSRWMYGNIAALEITVTSYSSGDGVEEEVVLHEVLASDARRNGTLEDFLNDTLFLEELQHAVEEYNQRQTTKGKNDVLDDL from the coding sequence ATGGTGGGGAAATACTTGTTAATTTCGCTAGTTCTGGTTGCACATTTGGGCATACGATGTTGTGCTAATGTAGACGCAAACCCCCTTAGCAGGAATGTCATTCCCATTGAAATACACCGTATTGTGGCCGTCGGAGATGTGCATGGAGATGCCGAGCGTTTTCGGCAAATCCTTGAGATGTCCGGCGTCATTAGCCTACGTTCTAACAGTAGTAAACAAGTGGTGTGGAAGCCCAGATGGGGGACTAAGGAAGGTAACTTCTTTAGGGAATACGGCACACGATTGCGGACAACCCTAATACAAACTGGAGATTTGATTGATAGAGGTGAGGAAGATTTGGAGGTACTTGAGATGGCTGTTTCGCTTTTTAATGAGGTGCGCACGAACTACACTGATGACAAAGTAGTTCTGCTTATGGGAAATCACGAGCTTCTAAATCTTCAGGGTCACTTTCATTATGTCCATTCAAAATCTATGGGTGGGTTTTTGACAAGGGCGTTGCGCAAGCGCGCGTTTGAACTCGACGGCACGTTCGGAGGATTTATTTTAGAAAATTTCACAGTAGCGTATGCTGTCGCCGATACCTTATTTGTTCATGCTGGCATTGACGAACATGTTGTTTCCGATGGAATTGAGAGGCTAAACCGGGAAGCCAAGCAGGCGATACGTACAAAAAATTTTGGTCATATCCTTTTGGGTTCAACCGGTCCTTTGTGGTCCCGAAAGATGTTCCTTGATGCTTCAAATGGTCGTTGTGCCGATACAAAAAAAGCGCTCGCTTCACTGGGGGTAAAACGGGTGGTTGTGGGTCACACTCCCCAACGCTCAGGGAGAGTGGAAACTTTTTGTGGAGGCAGCGTGATTGCTATAGACGTGGGCATGAGCCGTTGGATGTACGGAAACATCGCTGCCCTCGAGATAACTGTGACTTCCTATAGTTCTGGTGACGGTGTCGAGGAAGAGGTTGTGCTACATGAGGTTCTTGCGTCTGACGCTCGACGAAACGGAACGCTGGAAGATTTTTTAAATGACACACTGTTTTTGGAAGAGCTACAACATGCCGTCGAGGAGTACAACCAGCGTCAAACCACTAAGGGAAAGAACGATGTTCTAGACGACTTGTGA
- a CDS encoding ribosomal RNA processing protein 45 (identical to GB:CAC39260.1: Rrp45p homologue {Trypanosoma brucei}; similar to Exosome complex exonuclease RRP45 (EC 3.1.13.-) (Ribosomal RNAprocessing protein 45). (Swiss-Prot:Q05636) [Saccharomyces cerevisiae]), producing the protein MQYQRAALVIASPALTQREVEFTKSAWLAGLRPDQRTAQQMREVSVEFPLLSRDVVVVRCGGSVVTAAIATALVEPTPQRPKHGLLHFSVRRLHTERDSPAADGSTQKNLVAFLERLVRTGGVIDTAGLCVLPGQKVWSLTVDVTIMNDEGNCNDAAVWAVIALLMHHRRPELTVRGSSVIVHPPHEREPVPLSVQHTPLPFTFAITMAPTEREKALNHQRALSATGSSSGPQPSSGVGNSIDTASAFAIDGTSPQPLGVVVDPTTAESLAAASSIVVAINAEGQVCTVVKAEGCSIHLKDLNACIEAAGTLAPRVLDLIKVAMEAHDERRKTAMKGQFAWAQKRSGVGKVEQACVKKIKTET; encoded by the coding sequence ATGCAGTACCAACGAGCAGCGTTAGTCATCGCCAGCCCCGCACTCACTCAGCGAGAAGTTGAGTTTACGAAATCCGCTTGGCTCGCGGGTCTGCGCCCCGATCAGCGCACCGCTCAACAGATGCGGGAAGTTTCGGTTGAGTTTCCGCTGCTCTCACGTGATGTTGTAGTTGTCCGTTGTGGCGGCTCCGTAGTTACGGCCGCTATCGCAACTGCACTTGTGGAGCCCACGCCGCAGCGGCCCAAACATGGTCTTTTACACTTCTCCGTTCGGCGACTTCACACGGAGAGGGACAGTCCCGCAGCAGACGGCTCAACTCAAAAAAATTTAGTCGCGTTTCTCGAGCGCCTGGTACGGACGGGAGGTGTCATTGACACAGCGGGTCTCTGCGTTCTTCCCGGCCAGAAAGTCTGGAGCCTTACAGTTGATGTCACGATCATGAATGATGAAGGGAACTGCAATGATGCAGCCGTGTGGGCTGTTATCGCTTTACTCATGCATCACCGGCGTCCGGAGCTCACCGTACGAGGAAGTTCTGTCATTGTGCACCCACCACACGAGCGGGAGCCAGTCCCGCTGTCCGTGCAACACACGCCGTTGCCATTCACTTTTGCCATTACGATGGCTCCAACTGAACGCGAAAAGGCGCTCAATCATCAGCGTGCGCTTTCCGCAACGGGATCGTCATCTGGTCCCCAACCTTCTTCTGGAGTTGGGAATTCCATCGATACTGCAAGTGCATTTGCTATTGATGGGACTTCCCCGCAGCCGCTGGGTGTAGTAGTCGATCCCACAACAGCGGAATCCCTCGCGGCGGCATCGTCAATTGTTGTTGCCATCAACGCAGAGGGTCAAGTCTGCACTGTAGTGAAGGCTGAGGGTTGTAGTATTCATCTGAAGGATCTTAATGCATGCATCGAGGCGGCAGGTACTCTTGCTCCCAGGGTTCTCGATTTGATAAAAGTGGCGATGGAGGCACATGATGAGCGGCGAAAGACCGCCATGAAGGGTCAGTTCGCATGGGCACAAAAGCGTAGCGGTGTGGGAAAGGTCGAACAGGCGTGTGTGAAGAagataaaaacagaaacgtgA
- a CDS encoding ATP-dependent DEAH-box RNA helicase, putative (similar to ATP-dependent RNA helicase A (Nuclear DNA helicase II) (NDH II)(DEAH-box protein 9) (mHEL-5) (Swiss-Prot:O70133) [Mus musculus]), whose translation MNQKRCEGGKHQTVDANIRRFPMGGSPQASQLQQMLPHASVRAACSPGFFPPAPMYGHPLPMPGGVWWPPVLLPRAPVQQEFTNSLPRGNDSRQKCENMPASDNSDTKRGVLDIVDNQKGIGFPENFKRLKKHLQSMVKAFVDDPTAHELSFPPTLSAAGRQQVHKFAHTFGLFHKSSGSQNERFLTLRKFNKTSEEQGRQFLIANGVRVRTEGYQGAQRLPDEYIRPKVSNINLLVGPLLKRMFRDLKLRGEQRQGGRQLTVVQPGLGNVPTSKVPRHRYAELQRFRVTLPAFRQQGAILNAVKISDIVVISGDTGCGKTTQIPQMLYDAGIFNKDLQIVCTQPRRVSALSVAQRVSEERGEACGNSCGYIIRFDNITSSETRIVYMTTGILLRRLRTDPQLSDVSCLIVDEVHERDVETDFCLLLLRDRIIDQRRNPGAYANHIKVVVMSATIQVEKIISYFSGVTVGETIPVIKIPGTLHPVRECYMEDVLQWLQMPLSTLASMKLPNNALSMQSTGNNTEDMAKRSVYEKIKEAVDTKLGFDSQAHVPYDIVVKLIGHIHRSSQHLSESILVFLPGWQAISRVANMIRMSNVSRELSVLQLHSSLTAEEQRRVFYRAPKGYRKVVLSTNIAETSITIDDIVYVVDSCLTKVSSYDPAANTSALTAEFISRANGLQRRGRAGRCRPGVCIHLLPRSSYEALPEFLPPEIMRTPLEEVCLLAKALRPEETCVEVLSRALDVPSEYSTKHATNFLKDIGAFTPEAEQLTSLGRALSRLPVHPLLGKMLLAAACFGVLDPVATIAAFLSGKSPFLNTPNQRGDLQKAVDAIDNGFLSDHMSVLKLFDGWKRSGCSPEYAIHNFADQAVLRSISRTKNQLLRFVENSALLRRTKNPVKFASRHSDNLGLIRLVVLWSLYPRIASLEYRSKRSGGQPEIICWDDKHCQLAATSVLARKRQNKYGDRAFIFFNERMFLETNLTIFDATAVTPVELALCLRELTVKSVKEIPPSLFTDHESRMTPVFPYVPNGEKESENMAALFFDNCKKMYLTNVDVATCLRDVRECMDYYLALSINRVRADLFPEELSCAIAYAIGYPLASFKSGNTVVGDSSESEFSETGEQAGSSRVMEGGNIHVEADSCSDSSGDIPEMVIDEFENFDLTDAEMRQISISLGNLAVFNRYTASHQFLSAETTATRGEGEHDAVAGGGQKRVEYGESQGPEATGESEGNAPVTEEGGFVTRDEEAPDTAQE comes from the coding sequence ATGAACCAGAAGCGATGCGAAGGCGGGAAGCATCAAACAGTTGATGCGAACATACGTCGCTTCCCGATGGGTGGCAGCCCTCAGGCCTCACAACTGCAACAAATGTTGCCCCATGCCTCCGTTAGGGCTGCGTGCTCACCGGGCTTCTTCCCACCTGCCCCGATGTACGGTCATCCACTTCCGATGCCCGGTGGTGTTTGGTGGCCGCCCGTTTTGTTGCCACGTGCTCCAGTTCAGCAGGAGTTCACCAATTCCTTACCTAGGGGAAATGATTCTCGACAAAAGTGCGAGAATATGCCTGCGTCCGATAACTCCGACACAAAGCGCGGCGTGTTGGACATTGTCGACAATCAAAAAGGTATTGGATTCCCTGAGAATTTTAAGCGTCTGAAAAAGCACCTTCAAAGTATGGTAAAGGCCTTTGTGGACGATCCCACCGCTCATGAGCTCTCGTTCCCCCCAACACTGTCTGCTGCAGGTCGCCAGCAGGTGCATAAGTTCGCCCACACTTTTGGTTTATTCCATAAATCTTCAGGGTCGCAGAACGAGCGTTTCCTGACGCTAAGAAAATTCAACAAAACGAGCGAAGAACAGGGAAGGCAATTTTTGATTGCTAACGGGGTTCGAGTGAGGACAGAGGGTTACCAAGGGGCTCAGAGGCTTCCTGATGAATACATCAGACCTAAAGTTTCGAACATCAATCTATTGGTGGGGCCACTCCTTAAGCGGATGTTCCGCGACTTGAAGCTGAGGGGAGAGCAGCGCCAGGGGGGTCGACAGTTAACCGTCGTGCAACCCGGGTTGGGGAACGTCCCGACTAGCAAAGTGCCCCGCCACCGGTATGCGGAGTTGCAAAGGTTCCGGGTAACATTGCCTGCTTTCCGACAACAGGGCGCTATTCTCAATGCTGTAAAGATAAGCGATATCGTTGTCATTAGTGGTGACACAGGATGCGGTAAAACTACTCAAATACCTCAAATGTTGTACGATGCAGGGATATTCAACAAAGATCTACAGATAGTGTGTACCCAACCGCGAAGGGTCAGCGCCCTTTCCGTTGCACAGCGGGTGTCTGAGGAGCGTGGTGAAGCGTGTGGAAACAGTTGTGGATATATCATCCGATTTGACAACATAACAAGCAGTGAAACGAGAATTGTTTACATGACCACTGGAATCCTCCTGCGTCGTCTACGCACGGATCCACAGCTTTCCGATGTCTCTTGTCTCATTGTGGATGAGGTGCACGAAAGGGACGTCGAAACAGATTTTTGCTTGTTACTTCTCCGCGACCGAATTATTGATCAGCGGCGGAATCCAGGGGCCTATGCAAACCACATAAAGGTAGTCGTCATGTCCGCCACAATACAAGTTGAGAAAATAATATCGTACTTTTCAGGCGTTACCGTTGGTGAAACAATACCAGTTATCAAGATACCAGGGACACTGCATCCCGTGAGAGAATGTTACATGGAAGATGTCTTACAGTGGCTCCAAATGCCACTTTCAACACTTGCTTCTATGAAATTGCCAAATAATGCACTTTCAATGCAGAGTACGGGTAACAATACTGAAGATATGGCAAAGCGCTCGGTGTacgaaaagataaaagaagcCGTTGACACGAAACTGGGCTTTGACTCACAGGCCCATGTACCGTACGACATAGTGGTTAAGCTTATAGGACATATTCACAGAAGTTCCCAACATCTGTCAGAGAGTAtacttgttttccttccgGGGTGGCAGGCCATATCTCGTGTGGCAAACATGATTCGAATGTCAAATGTGTCCAGGGAGTTGTCCGTCCTACAGCTGCATTCTAGTCTGACCGCGGAAGAACAACGGCGGGTGTTTTACCGTGCCCCCAAAGGCTACCGGAAGGTAGTGCTTTCAACTAACATAGCCGAGACGAGTATAACAATTGACGACATCGTCTATGTTGTTGACAGTTGCCTCACGAAAGTTTCATCTTACGATCCCGCAGCAAACACGTCGGCCTTAACAGCAGAATTCATTAGCCGAGCCAACGGCTTGCAACGTCGTGGTAGAGCCGGGCGTTGCCGACCAGGTGTGTGTATTCACCTCCTTCCGCGGTCATCCTATGAGGCTTTACCTGAGTTTCTCCCACCGGAAATAATGAGAACCCCCTTGGAGGAAGTTTGCCTGCTTGCAAAGGCTTTAAGACCAGAGGAAACGTGCGTAGAGGTTCTCAGCCGTGCACTTGACGTGCCCTCAGAATATTCAACAAAACATGCCACTAATTTCTTGAAGGATATTGGTGCGTTCACGCCTGAAGCTGAACAGTTGACGAGTCTTGGTAGAGCGCTGTCAAGGTTGCCTGTTCATCCGTTATTGGGCAAAATGCTGCTCGCTGCTGCCTGTTTTGGTGTTTTGGATCCGGTTGCGACAATCGCGGCCTTCCTTTCGGGGAAATCACCCTTTTTAAATACACCCAATCAAAGGGGTGACCTCCAGAAAGCGGTTGACGCCATTGACAACGGTTTTCTTTCGGACCACATGTCCGTCCTTAAACTCTTTGATGGGTGGAAACGTTCTGGGTGCAGCCCAGAATATGCAATACATAATTTCGCTGATCAAGCGGTGCTGCGGTCCATAAGTCGCACGAAAAACCAGCTGCTACGTTTTGTTGAGAACTCTGCGTTGCTACGGAGGACGAAAAATCCAGTGAAATTTGCTTCTCGACATTCTGACAATCTAGGATTGATCCGCTTGGTCGTTCTTTGGTCGCTTTATCCACGGATCGCTTCTTTGGAGTACCGGAGTAAAAGGAGTGGAGGCCAACCCGAGATTATTTGTTGGGATGACAAGCATTGTCAACTAGCGGCAACATCTGTGTTGGCAAGGAAAAGGCAGAATAAATATGGAGACCGggcatttatattttttaacgAACGTATGTTCCTTGAGACCAACCTCACGATATTTGATGCCACAGCGGTGACCCCCGTAGAGCTCGCCTTATGTCTCCGTGAGCTTACCGTCAAGTCGGTAAAAGAAATTCCACCATCACTTTTTACAGATCATGAAAGTAGGATGACGCCTGTTTTTCCTTATGTGCCAaacggggaaaaggaaagtgaaaacATGGCGGCGCTATTTTTCGACAATTGTAAGAAGATGTATTTGACGAATGTTGATGTGGCAACCTGCCTTCGAGATGTTCGTGAGTGCATGGACTATTACCTCGCCCTCTCAATAAATAGGGTGCGGGCAGACCTGTTTCCGGAGGAGCTGTCATGCGCCATCGCATATGCTATAGGATATCCTCTGGCGAGTTTCAAAAGCGGAAACACGGTGGTAGGTGACAGTTCTGAGAGTGAATTTTCGGAAACCGGTGAGCAAGCGGGGTCGTCGAGGGTGATGGAAGGTGGTAATATACACGTGGAAGCTGACTCTTGCAGTGATAGTAGTGGGGACATTCCGGAAATGGTGATCGATGAATTTGAAAACTTCGACTTGACGGATGCAGAGATGAGGCAAATTTCCATCTCTCTTGGAAACTTAGCAGTCTTCAACCGCTATACCGCCAGCCATCAATTCTTATCGGCCGAGACGACTGCTACGCGTGGAGAAGGCGAACACGACGCAGTGGCTGGAGGGGGTCAAAAACGTGTTGAATATGGTGAAAGTCAAGGACCTGAGGCTACAGGTGAGAGTGAGGGCAACGCACCGGTCACTGAAGAAGGAGGTTTTGTCACTAGAGACGAGGAAGCGCCGGACACTGCGCAGGAGTGA
- a CDS encoding dephospho-CoA kinase, putative, whose translation MLLVGLTGGIACGKSTVSLLLKESHHIVVVDSDLVVRELQRPFMPCTRKIARRWPNCVDPQSGEVNRAALGSIIFSDPSARRALARIMNFPIFRATMKMVIGLWWQSLRQQLRGQGPLLVVLDVPLLYESNIYTWLVDRVVVVSCSEEQQVERMAKRNGLTREQALQRINAQMPISEKCKRADRVIHNEESLSELEHSVADTVAWMQQQSGGRVAFALSGALAVGVSLGAVVVYCCLRIVF comes from the coding sequence ATGCTACTCGTCGGTCTCACCGGGGGGATCGCGTGCGGAAAGTCGACCGTTTCATTACTGCTGAAAGAAAGTCATCACATTGTTGTCGTAGACTCGGACCTTGTAGTGCGTGAGCTACAACGCCCATTCATGCCGTGCACACGGAAGATTGCAAGGCGCTGGCCTAACTGTGTTGATCCACAATCTGGCGAAGTTAACCGTGCTGCACTTGGCAGTATCATTTTCAGTGACCCCAGCGCGCGTCGTGCCCTCGCACGAATTATGAATTTTCCCATTTTTCGTGCAACCATGAAGATGGTTATTGGTCTGTGGTGGCAGAGCTTGCGCCAGCAGCTTAGGGGACAAGGGCCCCTCCTCGTTGTCCTCGATGTACCGCTTCTTTATGAATCCAACATTTACACATGGCTCGTTGACCGGGTGGTAGTTGTGTCGTGTAGTGAAGAGCAACAGGTTGAGCGAATGGCCAAACGTAACGGGCTTACGCGGGAGCAAGCACTGCAAAGGATAAATGCACAGATGCCCATATCGGAAAAGTGCAAACGTGCCGATCGTGTGATACATAACGAGGAGAGCCTTAGTGAATTGGAACACTCCGTAGCCGACACGGTTGCTTGGATGCAACAACAGTCAGGTGGGCGGGTGGCATTTGCTCTGTCGGGCGCATTGGCCGTTGGTGTTAGTTTAGGTGCTGTGGTTGTTTACTGTTGCCTCCGCATCGTATTCTAA